A stretch of the Elephas maximus indicus isolate mEleMax1 chromosome 3, mEleMax1 primary haplotype, whole genome shotgun sequence genome encodes the following:
- the LOC126071463 gene encoding protein S100-A7-like → MGLCDSCLGIKGKLSNIAAEKVKICHTPAENLVLSLVKLFHRYTGLDDKINRANLLKLLKENFPNFLNDCERRGKNYLCNVFDEKDKNKDKKIDFSEFLCVVGDIATDYHKQSHGALPCSGGCQ, encoded by the exons ATGGGGCTGTGTG ACTCTTGTCTTGGAATAAAAGGCAAGCTGAGCAACATTGCAGCTGAGAAAGTCAAGATATGCCACACTCCAGCTGAGAATTTGGTGCTGAGCTTGGTCAAACTATTTCATCGATACACTGGGCTTGATGATAAGATCAATAGAGCTAACTTGTTGAAGCTGCTGAAGGAGAACTTCCCCAACTTCCTCAATGACTGT GAAAGAAGGGGCAAAAATTACTTATGTAATGTCTTTgatgaaaaagacaagaataaggaTAAGAAGATTGACTTTTCCGAGTTTCTCTGTGTAGTGGGGGACATAGCCACTGACTACCACAAACAGAGCCATGGTGCGCTGCCCTGTTCCGGGGGATGCCAGTGA